From the Homo sapiens chromosome 1, GRCh38.p14 Primary Assembly genome, one window contains:
- the OR2G2 gene encoding olfactory receptor 2G2: MGMVRHTNESNLAGFILLGFSDYPQLQKVLFVLILILYLLTILGNTTIILVSRLEPKLHMPMYFFLSHLSFLYRCFTSSVIPQLLVNLWEPMKTIAYGGCLVHLYNSHALGSTECVLPAVMSCDRYVAVCRPLHYTVLMHIHLCMALASMAWLSGIATTLVQSTLTLQLPFCGHRQVDHFICEVPVLIKLACVGTTFNEAELFVASILFLIVPVSFILVSSGYIAHAVLRIKSATRRQKAFGTCFSHLTVVTIFYGTIIFMYLQPAKSRSRDQGKFVSLFYTVVTRMLNPLIYTLRIKEVKGALKKVLAKALGVNIL; the protein is encoded by the coding sequence ATGGGGATGGTGAGACATACCAATGAGAGCAACCTAGCAGGTTTCATCCTTTTAGGGTTTTCTGATTATCCTCAGTTACAGAAGGTTCTATTTGTGCTCATATTGATTCTGTATTTACTAACTATTTTGGggaataccaccatcattctggTTTCTCGTCTGGAACCCAAGCTTCATATGCCgatgtatttcttcctttctcatctcTCCTTCCTGTACCGCTGCTTCACCAGCAGTGTTATTCCCCAGCTCCTGGTAAACCTGTGGGAACCCATGAAAACTATCGCCTATGGTGGCTGTTTGGTTCACCTTTACAACTCCCATGCCCTGGGATCCACTGAGTGCGTCCTCCCGGCTGTGATGTCCTGTGACCGCTATGTGGCTGTCTGCCGTCCTCTCCATTACACTGTCTTAATGCATATCCATCTCTGCATGGCCTTGGCATCTATGGCATGGCTCAGTGGAATAGCCACCACCCTGGTACAGTCCACCCTCACCCTGCAGCTGCCCTTCTGTGGGCATCGCCAAGTGGATCATTTCATCTGCGAGGTCCCTGTGCTCATCAAGCTGGCTTGTGTGGGCACCACGTTTAACGAGGCTGAGCTTTTTGTGGCTAGTATCCTTTTCCTTATAGTGCCTGTCTCATTCATCCTGGTCTCCTCTGGCTACATTGCCCACGCAGTGTTGAGGATTAAGTCAGCTACCAGGAGACAGAAAGCATTCGGGACCTGCTTCTCCCACCTGACAGTGGTCACCATCTTTTATGGAACCATCATCTTCATGTATCTGCAGCCAGCCAAGAGTAGATCCAGGGACCAGGGCaagtttgtttctctcttctacACTGTGGTAACCCGCATGCTTAACCCTCTTATTTATACCTTGAggatcaaggaggtgaaaggggCATTAAAGAAAGTTCTAGCAAAGGCTCTGggagtaaatattttatga